In Campylobacter sp. RM16187, the DNA window CTGCTGGAACTTAACTGACGCTAATGCGTGAAAGCGTGGGGAGCAAACAGGATTAGATACCCTGGTAGTCCACGCCCTAAACGATGTATACTAGTTGTTGCCAAGCTAGTCTTGGCAGTAATGCACCTAACGGATTAAGTATACCGCCTGGGGAGTACGGTCGCAAGATTAAAACTCAAAGGAATAGACGGGGACCCGCACAAGCGGTGGAGCATGTGGTTTAATTCGAAGATACGCGAAGAACCTTACCCGGACTTGATATCTAACAAATCATCTAGAGATAGAAGAGTGTCTGCTTGCAGAAATGTTAAGACAGGTGCTGCACGGCTGTCGTCAGCTCGTGTCGTGAGATGTTGGGTTAAGTCCCGCAACGAGCGCAACCCACGTATTTAGTTGCTAACGGTTAGGCCGAGCACTCTAAATAGACTGCCTTCGTAAGGAGGAGGAAGGTGTGGACGACGTCAAGTCATCATGGCCCTTATGTCCGGGGCGACACACGTGCTACAATGGCATATACAATGAGACGCAATATCGCGAGATGGAGCAAATCTATAAAATATGTCCCAGTTCGGATTGGAGTCTGCAACTCGACTCCATGAAGCCGGAATCGCTAGTAATCGTAGATCAGCCATGCTACGGTGAATACGTTCCCGGGTCTTGTACTCACCGCCCGTCACACCATGGGAGTTGATTTCACTCGAAGTCGGAATGCTAAACTAGCTACCGCCCACAGTGGAATCAGCGACTGGGGTGAAGTCGTAACAAGGTAACCGTAGGAGAACCTGCGGTTGGATCACCTCCTTTCTAGAGTACATATAGATATTCTCTCACAAGATATCTATAAGAAAGATATGTTTCAATCTAAGAGATTGAAATTTAACTCAATCATCCTTGTTTAGTTTTGAAAGATTGACAGCTAATAAATTTGTCTAATTCCTTAATTGCCTAGACAAAAACCTAAATTTATTATTTATGATAAACGAAGTTTAGAATAAATCTTTATAACTTTAGGTGGGTGCAGGGAACAAAACTCCTGCTCGTAAATACTAGCTTTTGCTAGTATACGAAGTAAGGATGTTAAGGGGAATTAGCTCAGCTGGGAGAGCGCCTGCTTTGCACGCAGGAGGTCAGCGGTTCGATCCCGCTATTCTCCACCAAATTTAAGTGCGAAGCTATTTTTTTCTAGACAAGGAAAAGTGACCGAGTAACAAGGAGCGTAGATACACTACGTGACGAAGTTATGACCAAGCTTTGACGCAGTATAGAATGCAAAAGAGCAAGCAAGAGGGCCTATAGCTCAGCTGGTTAGAGTGCACCCCTGATAAGGGTGAGGTCACAAGTTCAAGTCTTGTTAGGCCCACCATTAATTAGCAAATAAATAAAAATTAGTTTAACTAAACAGACATCAAGGTTTAAATCAAGTGTTCTAAAAAGAATATTTGCTTTAGACTTTGAGTTGATTAATATCCTTATCTTACGGTGCCTCCGAAAGAGGCAGTGTGCTTTAGGGGTTTCCAAAGGGCTTTGCTCTTTGGTCGCAAATACTAGCTTTGCTAGCATGCGAAGTCTAAAAGTTCTTTTAATTATCATTGTTAAGAGTCACAAGCAAGTTTTTAAATAAAACAATTTTACAGGACTTGTTAAAGATTTAAATATCTTATCTCTTGAATATAATCAGTATTCAGAAGTTTAACGTCACAAGATATATGGAGTTTAAAACTTATCTATATATCAGTTAATGCTTTCCGTCTTGGGGATGAGAGTTTAAATTTAGTAATTGCAAAGTAAATTTGACTAACTTTTCTATTTTTATTATTTATCTTAAAATAAATATAAATATAAATAGATAAAGCTTTAAATTTATAAATTACCTTTAACAAGGAAGTGATGCGAATTAGAATATATTAATCTAATATAATAAAAGGTAAGCTACTAAGAGCAAGTGGTGGATGCCTTGGCTAGTAGAGGCGATGAAGGACGTGCCAGGCTGCGATAAGACTCGGGGAGCCGTCAAGGGGCTTTGATCCGGGTATTTCCGAATGGGGCAACCCAGTTAAGTGCGAACTTAACTACCTATATGGAGCGAACGTTGGGAATTGAAACATCTTAGTACCAACAGGAAAAGAAATCAAACGAGATTACGCTAGTAGCGGCGAGCGAACGCGTAAGAGGGCAAACCGTTAGTTTACTAACGGGGTTGTAGGACTGCAACATAGACTAAGCAAAGCTAATAGAACAATCTGGAAAGGTTGAGCATAGAGGGTGATACTCCCGTATATGAAAGCGATGTTTTACTTAGCAGTATCCTGAGTAGGGCGGAACACGTGATATTCTGTCTGAAGCCGGGTAGACCACTATCCAACCCTAAATACTACTACTAGACCGATAGTGCACAAGTACCGTGAGGGAAAGGTGAAAAGAACTGAGGTGATCAGAGTGAAATAGAACCTGAAACCATTTGCTTACAATCATTCAGAGCCCTATGATTTATCAGGGTGATGGACTGCCTTTTGCATAATGAGCCTGCGAGTTGTGATGTCTGGCGAGGTTAAGGAAACCCGGAGCCGTAGCGAAAGCGAGTCTTAATAGGGCGTTTAGTCAGATGTTGCAGACCCGAAACGATGTGATCTATCCATGAGCAGGTTGAAACTGGTGTAAGAGCCAGTGGAGGACCGAACCCGCTAGCGTTGAAAAGCTATGGGATGACTTGTGGATAGGGGTGAAAGGCCAATCAAACATCGTGATAGCTGGTTCTCTCCGAAATATATTTAGGTATAGCGTCATGTAGTAACACTAGGGGGTAGAGCACTGAATGGGCTAGGGCATACACCAATGTACCAAACCCTATCAAACTCCGAATACCTAGTGTGTAATCATGGCAGTCAGGCGGCGAGTGATAAAATCCGTCGTCGAGAGGGGAACAACCCAGACTAACAGCTAAGGTCCCTAAATCTCATTTAAGTGGAAAACGATGTGGAGTTACTGAAACAACCAGGAGGTTGGCTTAGAAGCAGCCATCCTTTAAAGAAAGCGTAATAGCTCACTGGTCTAGTGATTCTGCGCGGAAAATATAACGGGGCTAAAATGAGTACCGAAGCTTTAGACTTGCACTTAATCATTTATACTAGCTCGTCTTTTGAGCGTATTTAAATGAGTTTGTATTTTTCTCAATCGACAGCCTATATGGCTAGTCTCAATCGAAAAATATCTCACAACATTTAAATCCATCTCAAAATACTTCGCTTAATCCGTTCTTTTAAATTTCAGATTAAGCACTAAAATTTACAGTATAAATTTTGATAGTATGAATAATTAAGTGCAAGTGGTAGGAGAGCGTTCTATTCAGCGTTGAAGGTGTACCGGTAAGGAGCGCTGGAGCGGATAGAAGTGAGCATGCAGGCATGAGTAGCGATAATTGGGGTGAGAATCCCCAACGCCGTAAACCCAAGGTTTCCTACGCGATGCTCGTCATCGTAGGGTTAGCCGGGTCCTAAGCAAAGTCCGAAAGGGGTATGCGATGGAAAATTGGTTAATATTCCAATGCCAACTATTATGTGCGATGGAAGGACGCTTAGAGTTAGAGGAGCCAGCGGATGGTAGTGCTGGTCGAAAGGTGTAGGTTAAGATCCAGGCAAATCCGGATCTTTTTAAGCCGAGACCCCACAGGCACACAAAGTTCTTCGGAACAGCGTGTGAATCCTTGATACTGTCGAGCCAAGAAAAGTTTCTAAGTTTAGTAATAGTTGCCCGTACCGTAAACCGACACAGGTGGGTGGGATGAGTATTCTAAGGCGCGTGGAAGAACTCTCTTCAAGGAACTCTGCAAAATAGCACCGTATCTTCGGTATAAGGTGTGCCTAACTTTGTTAAGGATTCACTCCGTAAGCAAAGAAGGTTACAACAAAGAGTCCCTCCCGACTGTTTACCAAAAACACAGCACTCTGCTAACTCGTAAGAGGATGTATAGGGTGTGACGCCTGCCCGGTGCTCGAAGGTTAATTGATGACGTTAGCTCTGCGAAGCGTTTGATCGAAGCCCGAGTAAACGGCGGCCGTAACTATAACGGTCCTAAGGTAGCGAAATTCCTTGTCGGTTAAATACCGACCTGCATGAATGGCGTAACGAGATGGGAGCTGTCTCGAAGAGGGATCCAGTGAAATTGTAGTGGAGGTGAAAATTCCTCCTACCCGCGGCAAGACGGAAAGACCCCGTGGACCTTTACTACAGCTTGACACTGCTATTGGGATAAAGATGTGCAGGATAGGTGGGAGGCTTTGATCTATAGACGCCAGTTTATAGTGAGCCATTGTTGAGATACCACTCTTTTTTATTCTGATAGCTAACTGGCATGAGTTATCCTCATGCAGGACAATGTCTGGTGGGTAGTTTGACTGGGGCGGTCGCCTCCCAAAATGTAACGGAGGCTTACAAAGGTTGGCTCAGAACGGTTGGAAATCGTTCGTAGAGTATAAAGGTATAAGCCAGCTTAACTGCGAGACGTACATGTCAAGCAGAGACGAAAGTCGGTCTTAGTGATCCGGTGGTTCTGTGTGGAAGGGCCATCGCTCAAAGGATAAAAGGTACCCCGGGGATAACAGGCTGATCTCCCCCAAGAGCTCACATCGACGGGGAGGTTTGGCACCTCGATGTCGGCTCATCGCATCCTGGGGCTGGAGCAGGTCCCAAGGGTATGGCTGTTCGCCATTTAAAGCGGTACGCGAGCTGGGTTCAGAACGTCGTGAGACAGTTCGGTCCCTATCTGCCGTGGGCGTAAGAAGATTGAGGAGAGTTGACCCTAGTACGAGAGGACCGGGTTGAACCAACCACTGGTGTACGAGTTGTCCTGCCAAGGGCACCGCTCGGTAGCTATGTTGGGACGTGATAAGAGCTGAAAGCATCTAAGCTCGAAGCCAACTCCAAGATGAATCTTCTTTTAAGACCTCATAAAGACTATATGTTTGATAGGCTGGGTGTGTAATGGATGAAAGTCCTTTAGCTGACCAGTACTAATAGGTCGTCTGCTTATCTTTTAATAAGCATCACTTCCTTGTTAAGGGTAAAATTGATTCCTAATTTTTCTACTATGCTTCGTTAGACTTCGTTTCAGACTTCGGTCACATACTATATGTATGCTCCCTCGTCTTTACTCGTCTGCCTTGCCTAGCGAAAAACTAGTTCTCAATTCAAAAACCTTACAAGAAAAGATTGTTATTTAAAACGCTTTAACTCTTAGCAATTAAAAGACAGTGTTAGTTAAGCAAATTTATCTATAGATTATAGGCAAGGTGAAGTATTTTTAGATAGATTTGAATGTTGTGAGGCTGTTTTTAAACGGAGCGGACGTGTTGTCCGTGAGTATTAAAAATAGCAAACTCATTCAAAGATACTAAAAAGACGAACCGATAATTTACTTAACTAACACTGCCCGTGACTATACAGACGAGGAAACGCCTTGCTCCATCTCGAACCAAGAAGCTAAGCTCGTCCTGGCTGATGATACTCTCCCTTACTGGGATGCTGGAAAAGTAGGTCGTTGCGGGCTTTGTTATTTATACAAAGCTACTACTTATTTAAATCACTAAAATTCATTAAAACATTATCATAAACATCTAATCTAAACGGCTATTAAAATATTTATATCGATAATATCAACATCAAGACATTTATATATTTATACAAGATAAGCTTTATAAACACTTATATTTAAAATCTTTACCTAATGTCTTATTCTCCTTATACATAGCAGGCTGAATTTAAGAAGTATTCTGATTGTAGGATGGATGTTTTAATTGGTTAAATTAGTTTAATGTCTTTGATGTAATGAATTGGCAACATGTATATTTATGGATTATTCTTTTAGACGATGGTTTTATATTATTAGACATAAATTTAAACTATTGCCTCATAAAATTCTTATTGTTAAAATAAATTTGGATAGACTAAGGGATTAAATTTGGATGAAAGAGTATGATGAGTAACGAGATAGAACTAAAAAAACAAGGTGTCATCAAGCGCCTTACAAACAAAACTTTCAAATTTGACCCAAGGATAGCCGAGGGTTTTTATACTGCAAGATATTTTTTGAAGATAAATCAAGTCATAAGGGAAAATTTGGATAAAATATAAAACAATAAATATTTGAAATCATTTTCTGCATGATTGTGGCTTAAAAAACGAGGTAGATCTAATAACTTTAATGAAAAATGCATTAACTTTATGTATATCGTTGCAAAATTATACTAAGCCTGTTTTAAAGCTTACGGATAGAAAGAGTATAAGAAAGGCCAAAAGATATTTTAATATAAAAATATCAAATCAATTTATTATTTCGCGTATGATAATTAGTAGATTTAAGAAGCGTTCAAAATTTTGTATAAGTCATAAGGATGGATGTGTAGGAGTGCTTTTTGGAAAAGGAAAATTCGGACTCGATATAGAAGAGATAAAACAAAGAAATTTTAGCTCTATTTGTGAGTTTTGTTTTACAGAAGATGAGCTAAATATATATAAAAAATCAGAAAATACTAATACTTTTTATCAAATTTATACAGTAAAAGAAGCCATACTAAAGGCTGAAAATTTAGGTTTTTCAGAGCTAAGATTGATTAATTCTTTAAATTATAAAAGCTATATATGTAAGAGTTTTTTAATTAGTAATAAGTATATTATCTCTATTGTTTTTAAAGGTAAAAAAGATATAATCTTAAAATTTATATAGTTAAAAATTATTTATAGAGGACTTATTATAGATGAAAATATACATATATTCTAAAATAAAAAATATTATATTTTTTACTCTGTGTATATTTTTTATTGGATGTGTTGATAAATTTAGAAGTCCTAATTTGCCAAAATTTGATAGTGTAATGTTTGAGATAGTTGCTGAAAGTGGATTAAAGAAGCTTTATGTATCTCATATTGATGAGGATTATAATTTTATCATGCTGGATTCAATAGGAACACCTCTTGCAAGGCGTGTCTTAAAATATGATGGTAAATTTGAAAGTATAGGTTTTTTAC includes these proteins:
- a CDS encoding 4'-phosphopantetheinyl transferase family protein; translation: MKNALTLCISLQNYTKPVLKLTDRKSIRKAKRYFNIKISNQFIISRMIISRFKKRSKFCISHKDGCVGVLFGKGKFGLDIEEIKQRNFSSICEFCFTEDELNIYKKSENTNTFYQIYTVKEAILKAENLGFSELRLINSLNYKSYICKSFLISNKYIISIVFKGKKDIILKFI